The DNA sequence AACCCCTGGCCGAGTAACCTTATACTCATAAGCTACACCTTCCTCAGGCCATTGCCAGTTTCTCGCTGTCGTAATGGCCTTCGCTCAGCTTGCGGGCTACGGCGCTGAAAGCTTCCAGCGTTTCATTCACGTCTTCCAGCGTGTGTACGGAAGTAGGAATAAGGCGAAGCATCAATTGTCCTTTTGGAATGACCGGATAGGTAACAATAGAACAGAAAATGCGATAGTTCTCCCGAAGGTCAATGATCATATTCAGCGCCTCATGAAGAGAGCCCTTCATGAAAACAGGCGTAACACAACTATTTGTATTGCCAATATCAAATCCCTTTTCCCGGAGGCCGCTCTGCAGGGCATTCACAATGTCCCATAGCTGGTCCTTGAATTCGGGATGGTTCCGCAGCAATTCGAGCCTTTTATGCAGGCCTGATACCATGGGCATGGGAAGCGCCTTGGCAAAGGTCTGCGAGCGCATATTGTAGCGCAGGTATTCAACGACGTATTCATCAGCGGCAACAAAGGCGCCGATCCCGGCCATTGATTTTGCAAAGGTTCCGAAATATACATCAATACCTTCTATACATTCCTGCTCTTCACCGGTACCGGAACCCGTTTTCCCCAGGGTGCCGAAGCCATGGGCGTCATCCACCAGCAGACGGAAATTATACTTTTTCTTTAGTTCAATGATCTCTTTCAGCTTACCCTGGACACCGGACATGCCGAAAACACCTTCGGTAATCACCAGGATACCGCCCTGCGTACCTTCAATTAACTTCTCCGCACGCTCAAGCTGCTTCTCAAGGCTTTCGATATCATTATGTTTGTACATGAAACGTTTACCCTGGTGCAGGCGCACACCGTCCACGATGCAGGCGTGTGACTCCCCGTCATAGACGGCCACATCATGGCGACTCAACAAGGTATCTATGATGGAAACCATTCCCTGGTACCCGTAATTCAGCAGAAAAGCATCCGTTTTACCAACGAAATCCGCCAGGGCTTTCTCCAGGCTTTCATGATTACTGGTATTCCCCGACATCATACGGGCCCCATGGGATAAGCCAGGCCGTGTTCCCGGGCGCCTTCTTCGTCCGCCTTTCGCACTTCCGGATGATTGGCCAGGCCCAGGTAATTATTAAGGCTCCACACGATGTGTTCCTTCCCCCGGAACATCATCCTGTTGGCTATTGCTCCCTCCAGCTTAGGAAATGCAAAATAGCCATGAGCGAATGTTGAATGCTGGCCAATGGGGCCTCGGTCCCGCCTGATCTTCTCGAAGATATCCAATATGGTAAAAATTAAATTCTACAATTATTAATCACCCCCAAAAATAAGTTTTATTCCCTGCTTGACAAAATAACCGCGACAGGATGATAAACAAATAGCCCCCCGCCTCAGGCGAAGAGCTATTATCACAATAATTGTGTAAGCGCTAATCTACATTATCATGCAGAAAAGAATTGTTCGGCCTGATCTCGCCGTCATCATCAGAAACGGTAAACCTTGACAGCTGTGTTTCTGAGGAATGAGGCACTTTATTAAGATTCATATTCCTTCTTTTGTAAGCAGGCTCGTTCTCCAGCTCAGAAAGGCCGTTGGATGAGCGCAATTTAAGGCTCAGGTCTTTCAGCCGCATCACTCTTTCCCTGGAGCGCTGCAATTGTTCCTCTATATCCCCTTCTCCAGCATTAGCTTCCGGCTCCATATCCGGCGCCTTTGCCTGTACGGGTTCAATGGTCACGGTCACATCATTGCTCACCGTAACTTCTTCCTCTTTCTTTTCCCAGGTGGCATCGTCAAAAATACTTCCCTGCCGGGGAGATTCCGTCTTGCGGAAAGGTTGCAGGGAGGACTCAGGAGCGCCCTTCAGATAGGGCTCCCCGATCTTGAATGAATTGTCCATCAGCGGGGTTGAAGCAGGTCCGGCTGTATTAGGATTTTCCATGCCGAATGCATCCCCTGTTTTAAGGCGAGGCTCGCTTTCCGCGGGTTCCGCACTTCCCTTGCCGGTTGCCGGGGCCAGCATGGCGGCTGCATCTTCTTCTGCAATAAGCGACATTTTCTTGGGCTCCTTCTTGTCGTATTCTCCCGGTTTGCGTTCCATTTCCTTTTGGGAACGGGTTTTAAAGCCAGTAGCAATGATTGTCACCGAGATAGCATCTCCCAGGCTCTCGTCATAGCAGTGGCCCCAGATCATATCGGCCATAGACCCGGACTGCTCCTGGATATAGTCGGTAATTTCGGTAAGTTCTTCCAGCAATACTTCCTGGTTGCCTGAGGTAATATTCAGCAGAATATAGCGGGCCCCCGATATAAAGCTGTCATTCAGCAGCGGCGAATTAAGGGCGCCTTCCGCGGCACGGCGGGCACGGTTCTGGCCTTCGGTAGCGGAGGAGCCCATAATGGCCACGCCGCCGTCAGTCATTACCGTCTTCACATCTTCAAAATCCACGTTGATATATCCCGGCAGTGTAATGATCTCCGCAATACCTTTGGCAGCCGTAGTAAGAATATTGTCCGCTTCTGCAAATGCGTTGGACAGGGAAAGGTTCCCGTACATTTCCCGAAGGCGGTCATTGGAGATCACCAGCAGGGTGTCCACATGTTCCTTTAGTTCTGAAAGGCCTTCTTCCGCCTGCTGGCGACGACGCTTTCCTTCAAAAGAAAAAGGTGTCGTCACGATCCCTACCGTCAGAATTCCCAGTTCCTTTGCGGCCTGGGCAATAATGGGGCTTGCACCGGTGCCGGTGCCGCCGCCCATTCCGGCGGTAATAAAAACCATTTTAGTATTCGAACCCAGGAAATCCTTGATCTGCTCTATATTCTCGATGGCGGAATTCTTTCCCACTTCCGGAATGGAGCCTGCGCCCCTTCCTTCGGTAAGGCTTGAGCCCAACTGTACCTTATTCGGCACAGGGCTCATTTCCAGCGCCTGTGAATCAGTATTACAAACGACGAAATCAACCCCATTTATCCCCTGATTGAACATATGATTAACGGCGTTTCCTCCCCCGCCTCCTACACCAATCACCTTGATGATCGACGCCTTATCTTTTAACATTTCGAATTTCATGACTATTAGGGTTTTACTATGTAATAATACTTATTTAACATCATTTTATTATTCCGTCCAAAGCGCTATGTGGAAAACTACGGGCATTGTTGAAAATTATGAGCGCTTACCGTAAATAATCGCTGTCCTCGATATCATTTTCCAGCCAATTCCTGCCTTTTTGAAGAATTTTATCGAACAGGCCCTGGGTTCGCTGCTGCTTTTGCTGAGGCCTGGCGTCCGCCTGCTGCGGCTGCCGTTCCTTATTCATGGCATGCAGGGCTTTAATTACTAAACCGATACCTGTCGCATACATCGGGCTCTTTATCTCTTCTACCGTACTGCGGGCAATATGCTCGTTCGGGTAGCCGATCCGGGCGTCCATGCCGGTGACGTATTCCACCAGCTGGGTCAGGTGTTTCAGCTGGGCTCCGCCGCCGGTCAGCACAATGCCGGCGATCAGCTTTTTCTCATAGCCCGAACTTTTTATTTCATAATAAACATGTTCAATGATCTCTTCCATTCGCGCCTGGATAATATAAGCCAGGTTACGAACCGAAATTTCCTTGGGTTCGCGGCCCCGGAGCCCCGGAATGGAAATGATTTCGCTGTCCTTGTTCTCATCGGCAAGGGCCGAACCAAACTTCAGCTTCAGCAGTTCCGCCTGGTTCTTCATGACCATACAGCCTTCCCGGATATCCTCGGTGACGATATTCCCTCCCAGGGGTATCACGGCCGTATGACGAATAATATTATTATGGAAGATCGCGATATCGGTAGTACCCCCGCCGATATCTACCAGCACCACGCCGGCCTCCTTCTCTTCCGCGCTTAAAACCGCTTCGGAAGAAGCCAGGGGCTCCAGGATCAGATCCTGGGTTTTGAGGCCTGCCTTCGTTACACATTTATAGATATTGCTGATGGCGTTTACCTGTCCGGAAATAATATGAAAATTGGCTTCCAGGCGCACCCCTGCCATACCGATCGGATCGGTGATCCCCGGCTCGTTGTCTACCGTAAATTCCTGCGGCAGCACATGGATGATCTCTTCTCCCGGAGGCATCATGAGCCGCTGCATATCCTGGATCAGCCGGTCGATATCCGCTTTGCTGATCTCTGTGTTCGTGTTATTCCTGGTGAGGATACCTCTGTGCTGCAGGCTTCGGATGTGCTGCCCCGCTATACCCACGTTTACCACGCGAATATCTACGTTCGCCTTATCCCCGGCAACCTGGGCCGCTTCCAGGATGCCATTAACGGTCTTATCAATATTTGTGACTACCCCGCGCATGACGCCGGCCGATTCAGCCTTCCCCATGCCCAGTATTTCAAGCTTCCCGGTTTCGGTCCGGCAACCAATAATAGCGCAAATCTTGGTAGTCCCAATATCTAATCCGACAACTATTTCCGGTTTTTCCATGCTTTGTATTATTTAAAGTTCAATTATAGTATTAGCTACTGAGGCCCCTGGCTGTCCGCCTCAGGCCGCGTTGCAACAATCTGATTCTCATATTTGAGGTTGATCACCTCGTAAGTATCCCACCCCACCCTTGGCATTGCTTTCCGATAGAAGATCAGCAGCTTTTCCAGCTTTGCTTCCAGGTTATCCGCATTGCCCAGGAGAATGCGGTGGTTACCCACGCGGGGAATCAGTTCTATTTCCGATTCCTGGTTCACATATACCTGCCCGATCTGCGCTTTCCAGAACTCGTCCTTGCTGATGAATCTTGCCAGTGTCAGAATATCTTCCGCCAGGCCGGTTTCCAGGGTATCCCCGCCGGAACCGGAAGATTCCGGGATATTGCCGCTGGCTACCAGCACGCGCGGAGTATAGTTTGCCGAAAGCGGCATTTTATTCCCTTTTGCATCGACGTAAAAATGGTCGTTATGCTCATTGATAATCCTTACCAGCGGCTCGCGCTGCACTACTTCAATTTTTAATACACCGTCCACGTCGGCATAGACCGAAGCGTCTTCCACGTAGGGGGATTCCCTGATGGCCTTTTCAAGGCTGCGAAGCCGGGCATAGTTAATGGGATACCAGAGAATGCTGGAATCCGCCTGGTTGACCAACGCCTTTATTTCTTCCCTGGTAACCAGGAATTTCTCGCCGGGTATCACGATCTCCATGCTTTTGCACATTACCTTCGCCTGCTTTTTATGTACAAAGCCCATCAGCACGGCCAGGCCGGCTGCCAGCAGGATCGCTCCGAATACTTTAAGCAGTGTTCTTCCTTTCATAAGAGCAAGTGTTTTTTTAACGGCGTCACCAGGCGATCGATATCGCCGGCCCCGGCCGTTACCAATACATCTGTTTCCATCCTGTTTACATGACTAAAAATTTCTTCCCGGGAACTCAGCCGTTTATTCTTTAGTGGGATTTTATCAAGAAGCATGGACGAATTAACGCCTTCGATCGGCTTTTCCCTCGCCGGATAAATATCCAGCAGTATCAGTTCATCCACCTTCCCAAGGCTCGCGGCAAATTCATCGGCAAAATCGCGCGTTCTTGAAAACAGGTGAGGCTGAAAGATCATCGTCAGCTTCCTTCCCGGATATAACTGGCGCACCGAATTGATGCAAGCGTCCAGCTCGCGCGGATGATGAGCATAATCATCAATGAATACCAGCTCCGGTTCGCGGATCACATACTCAAAACGCCGTTTTATTCCCCGGAAGGCTTCCAGTGCTAACTTTATTCTTCCCGGGGCAATATCCAGCTGCAAGGCAGCTGTTATCGCCGCAACCGCATTTTCGACATTATGGCTGCCGGGAAATATCATTCGGATATTTTCGATCAGCACATTCCCGTCATAGTCAAAAACATAGTCCCCGTTTTCAATCCGGATATTCCCGGCCGCCGCATCAATGCCTTTCCCGGGATGAAGTGCGTATATCAACGCAGGCTGCGACAGGGGCAGGCCCGATTTTCTGATCAGCACGCCCGAGCGGTGCAGCTGTCCGGCAAACAGGCTGAACGATTCTTCCAGCCGGCTCTTATCTCCGTAAATATCCAGGTGATCGGCATCCATAGAGGTGATCACCGCGATATCGGGATGAAGGGCCAGGAAGGAGCGGTCAAATTCGTCGGCTTCCGCCACCAGGGTATTTTGCCGCCCGAAAAGCACATTGCTTTTGTAGTTCGTCATGATACCGCCGATGAAAGCCGAGCAATCATGTCCGGAATGTTTCAGGATATGGGCAATCATTGCGCTGGTGGAAGTCTTCCCGTGTGTTCCGGCCACCGCGATAGTATGCATATCCTTACTCAGAAGGCCCAATACACCCGACCGCTTGTGCAGCTGGTAGCCGGCTTCCCGGAAAAACCGAATGATCTCACTCTCTGCGGGAACGGCGGGCGTGTAAATGATAAGGGTATCTTCCCGAGCATTTTCCCCGTCGAACGGAGGTACGATCAGGGTGCTGTCATCATCGTAAATAATGGAAATGCCTTCCGCCTCCAATTCCCGCGTCAAGGGGCCGGGCGTTTTATCATATCCCGCCACCTCGCATCCCTTACGCTTAAAGTAGCGCGCCAGCCCGCTCATACCTATGCCGCCGATCCCGACGAGGTACACATTGTTTATATGTGATAATACAGCATTCACGATGCCTGTGCAATTTTTATTATTTCCGCTGCTATTTCCCGTGCAGCTTCCGGTTTCGCCAGGCGACGGATATTCCTTGCCAGCATATCTTGTTTCTCTGTATTTCCGAGCAGCTGAAGCGCCGCCGGAATAAGTTCCTTTGTTGCTGTTTCATCCCTGACCAGCAGGGCTGCCTCTTGCTTCGCCAGCGCCAGCGCATTCTTAGTTTGATGGTCTTCCGCCACGTTAGGAGAAGGCACCAGGATAGCTGGCTTACCTACCACACAGAGTTCCGAAATGGTTCCCGCACCTGCACGGGCGATGATCAGGTCCGCCGCCGCATAAGCAAGGTCCACACGGCTGATGAATTCCATTATCCTGATTCCCGGGTACTCCTTTTCGCTGAATTCCTTTTTTATATCATGGTAGTAGAACTTGCCGGTTTGCCATATGACCTGCACCTGGTTCGCCCTCAGCAGGTCAAGATGCGCTTTGACGCTCCGATTCAGGGTGCCGGCACCTAAACTGCCTCCCGTTAAAAAAATCGTCTTCTTCCCTTCTTCCAATTCAAAATGCTGCAAACCCTCCGCTTTCTTCCGCCCGGTTTCCAGCAGCCCTTCCCGAACAGGGTTTCCCGTAAGTCGAACCTTTCCAGCGCCAAAAAAGCGTTCCATCCCTTCGTAAGCAACAAATACCCTTTGCGCCTTTTTAGCAAGGTTTTTATTGGTGATACCGGGATAAGAATTCTGCTCCTGCACCACCGTAGGGATTCCCTTACGGGAAGCCGCCAGCAGCAGTGGCCCGGAAGCATAGCCGCCAACGCCAACGGCGATACCCGGCCTGAATTCCTTTATGATCTTATTTGACTTCAAAATGCTTTTGATAAGTTTAACCGGAAACAACAGGTTGCTCCAGGTAAGCCGGCGCTGCAACCCCTGAATATCCAGCCCAATGATCCGGTAACCGGCCTTCGGCACCCGGTCCATTTCTATCCTGCCCCTCGCCCCCACAAAAAGCAGCTCCAGGGAAGGCTCCAGCTCCTTCAGTGCATCCGCAATAGCCAGCGCCGGGAACAAATGCCCCCGGTCCCGCCACCGCTAATAATCACCCGTATTTGCCGTCCCTGTTCCACGTTGTTAGCTCTTTAAATGTTGCGAAGCAACTAAAAACTTTAAACCTAAACTGTCGCGAAGCAACTAAAAACCTTAAACCTTAAACTTTAAACTGTTGCGAAGCAACTAAAAACTGTTGCGAAGCAACTTTAAACCATTTCCCCTTCTTCAACATCCCGGCTTACGCTCAATATAATGCCGAAGGCCAGGCTGGTGAACAAAATCGACGTCCCCCCATGCTCACCAGCGGCAGGGATACCCCTGTTACAGGAAAAAGATTCGTGGCTACCGCCATATTTGCAAAGGCCTGGATCACCAGGCTAAAGCTCAGTGCGGCCGCCAGCAACGCCCCAAATGCCTTGGGGCTTTTCACCACTATTTTGACCGATCTGAACAAAAAAATCAGGTATAAAATAATTACGCCTACCCCCCGATCAGCAAACCATATTCTTCGATAATGACCGCATAAATAAAATCCGCATATGGAGAAGGCAGAAAATTCCGCTGCGTGCTGTTGCCCGGGCCTTTCCCGAAGGTCCCGCCCGAGGCAATGGCAATTTTCGCCTGGTCTATCTGGTAAGTATCATCCGCGTGCGCCGTTTCCGGATGCAGAAAGGAATTCACCCTCGCTTTGTAAACGCCACGCCGGGGACCCAGGAAAACAACGGCAGCTACCAGAACGCCGCCCGCCAGGCAGACAATGGCAATCTGCCGGGTACTGACGCGGCCAATGAGCAAGAGCAATACGCTGGTCCCGAAGATCATCAGCGCCGTGGATAAATTAGCGGGAGCGATCAGCCCGCACACCGCCAGGATAGACACGAAAATCGGCAGAAAGCCTTCTTTAAAGTTCTTGATCTTTTCCTGTCTTTTGGTCAGTTCCCTGGCCAGGAACATGTACAAGGCCAGTTTGGCAAGGTCGGAAGTTTGAAATGTCTCGTTTATCACCGGTATCATGATCCACCGGCTGGCCTGGTTAATACTAGAGCCGAAAAACAGGGTGTAAAGCAGCAGCGGTATGGAAACATACAAGAGAACCTGCGCAATGCGCGAATAATACCGGTGATTGATCAAATGGGCAACATACATAAGTACCAGGCCGGCAACAATCACCGAGCCGTGCCGGAACAGGTAAGCAAAAGTAAATCCGTCATTGGCCGAAAGATAAGCCAGCGTTCCGGTTGAACTGTACACAGCCAGAATGGAAAACACCGACAATAAAATGGCCACCAGCCAGATCCACCGGTCACCTCTTATCTTTTGAAATAACAAATTCACCATAAAAAATCCTTCTTTTCGAATTCAAAGTTCAAGGTTCAAAGTTCAAGGTTCAAAGCCCCCCGGAAACACTAACCCCAAAACCAACTTCCTTAACTAACTCGCAACATGACCCCATTTCCCGATTTTAACTACTCAAACCTGAAACTTTAAACTTTAAACAGTTGCTTCGCAACTTGAAACTTTGAACTTTAAACTTTAAACGGTTGCGCAGCAACTTTAAACTGTTGCGAAGCAACTAAAGCTGTTTAACCGCTTCTTTAAACTGGTTTCCCCGGTCTTCGTAATTTTTAAAAAGGTCAAAGCTGGCGCAGGCGGGGGACAGCAGTACGGTATCCCCTTTGGCCGCCAGGTGATATGCAACTCCTACAGCTTCCCGGGCGCTAAGCGTATTGACGATGATCTCTGCATCTTCTTCAAATGCTTCGTGTATTTTGCCGTTATCTTTACCCAGGCAAACAATCGCTTTTACCTTTTCCCGGACAACGGGCTTCAGCATGCTGTAGTCATTGCCTTTGTCTACTCCTCCCGCTATCCAGATGACCGGCGAAGTCATGCTTTCAAGGGCATACCAGGTCGCGTTGACATTGGTCGCCTTGGAATCGTTGATAAATTCGATGCCCTGTATTTTTCCAACCTGTTCAAGGCGGTGTTCCACGTTCTTGAAATCTCCAAGGCTTTCCCGCACCACCTCGTTGCGCAGATCCAGTACCTTCGCCGCGATTGCCGCAGCCATTGAATTGTATAAATTGTGTTTCCCCTGCAAGGCCAGTTCTGCGATTGTCATATTAAAAGTATTATGTGCTGTTTTAACGGTTAGTTCATTATTATCAAGAAAAGCCCCCTGATCTACCTTTTCATTGATCGAAAAAGGATATTGTTTTGCCACGGGGCGGTGGGACGCTAGTCCCCTGCGGGTGCCTTCATCGTCCAGGCAGTAAATAAAGCTGTCACTTTCCTGCTGATTCTGCAGGATCCTGAACTTGGAATCAATATAATTCTCAAAGCGATGCTCGTACCGGTCCAGGTGATCGGGTGTGATATTTGTCAGGATAGCAATATGCGTCCTGAAACGGTACATATCGTCTAACTGAAAGCTGCTCAGTTCCAGGACGTAGTAATCGTGATCACCCGCAGCGACCTGCCGGGCAAAGCTTTTGCCTACATTGCCTCCCAAGCCTACCTTCAGGCCGGCACGCTCCAGGAGGTGATGCGTAAGAAGCGTGGTAGTCGTTTTGCCGTTGCTTCCCGTGATCCCGATCATGCGCGCATCCGTATAGCGGCCGGCAAACTCTATTTCAGCGATCAGGGGAAGGCCTGCTTCCTTCAGGCGCTGTACAACCGGCGCCGTCGGCGGGATCCCGGGGCTTTTTATTACTTCAGCGGCCCCGGTCAGCCGGTCAAGGGAATGGCCGCCTTCTTCGAAAACAATCCCCTGTTCCTGCAGTTCCTCCCGGTATTTTTCAGGGATCTTCCCGGCATCGGATACGAATACCTCATAGCCCATTTTCTGAGCAAGCAGCGCGCTGCCAGTTCCGCTTTCGCCGGCTCCGAGTATCGCTATTTTCTTTCCGTCTGCCATTCTTTGTTTGAACGTTAAACTTTGCCCCTTTTAAAAAACTATAAACTCTACCTGATTTTTAATGTAACAATCGTGACCACGGCCAGGATAATTCCAACGATCCAGAAACGCGTGACGATCTTGGACTCATGGTATCCCAGCATTTGATAATGGTGATGCAGGGGCGACATTTTGAAAATGCGCCTTCCTTCGCCGTATTTTTTCCGGGTATATTTAAACCAGCTCACCTGCATGATCACGGACAGGTTCTCAATAAGGAAAATCCCACATAACACCGGTATCAGCAATTCCTTCCTGATCAGGATCGCAAAAGCGGCAATAATACCCCCTATGGCCAGGCTGCCGGTATCGCCCATGAATACCTGGGCGGGAAAGGCATTGTACCAAAGAAAACCGATGCAGGAACCGATGAAGGCGCCCATAAATACCATCAGCTCGCCCGAATTAGGGATATACATAATGCTCAGGTAATCGGCGAATACCAGGTTACCCGAAACATAAGCCAGCAGGCCCAGCGCTCCGCCGATAATGGCCGAAGAGCCTGTTGCCAACCCGTCGATGCCGTCTGTAATATTGGCCCCGTTTGAAACGGCGGTAATAATGATGATCACCGCCAGGACAAAAACAATGGGTATCAGCAACCCGGAACTCCCTTCGCCGAGAAAGGCTACGATACTTCCATAATCGAACTCGTTATCCTTAATAAAAGGTACGTTGGTTTTCGTCGACTTCACATCCACCCCGTAATGCAGGGGATTGTTCTCCAGGCTGGCGTCATAGGTGGCATAATCCCTTTCCGGCATAGAAAGCCCCGCAGGCACTTCCCTGACCACAATGTCCTGGTGATAATACATGGTAAGCCCGATAAAAAGGCCCAGTCCTATCTGCGCCATTACCTTGAACTTTCCCTGCAGGCCTTCCTTGTCTTTTTTGAAAACCTTGATATAGTCGTCAATAAAACCGATAATGCCCATCCAGACGGTAGCTACCAGCATCAGGATGATATAGATGTTGTCGATTTTCGCAAAAAGTATCGTTGTCAGCAGCACGCCCAGGAGTATAATAAGCCCGCCCATCGTGGGCGTTCCCTGCTTTTTCATCTGCCCTTCCAGCCCCAGGTCCCGGATAGTTTCCCCTACTTGTTTCCGGCGGAGGTAAGCGATCAGGTTCTTCCCAAATACAGTAGTGATCAGCAGGGAAAGAATAAAAGCTGCTCCCGCCCGGAACGAAATATATCCGAACAGCCCTGCACCGGGGAAGTCAAACTGGTTATCCAGGTATGTAAACAAATAGTAAAGCATTAATTCTCCGGGTTTTCGAACTGCTTAATTAATTCCTCCTTATCGTCAAAGGGAAACCGCTCCCCTTTTATCTCCTGGTATTTTTCATGCCCCTTACCCGCCAGCAGGATAATATCCCCGGGTTTTGCCAGATGACATGCTGTTTTAATCGCTTCACGCCGGTCGGTAATGGAAATGGTCTTGCGCCTGTTCACCGGGCTTACCCCTTCCTCCATATCCCGGATGATGTCCTGCGGATCTTCCGAACGCGGATTATCTGCCGTCAGGATCACTTTTTCGCTCCAGTCACAGGCTACCTGGGCCATTAGCGGCCGCTTGGCCTTATCCCGGTCTCCTCCGCA is a window from the Anseongella ginsenosidimutans genome containing:
- the ftsZ gene encoding cell division protein FtsZ — encoded protein: MKFEMLKDKASIIKVIGVGGGGGNAVNHMFNQGINGVDFVVCNTDSQALEMSPVPNKVQLGSSLTEGRGAGSIPEVGKNSAIENIEQIKDFLGSNTKMVFITAGMGGGTGTGASPIIAQAAKELGILTVGIVTTPFSFEGKRRRQQAEEGLSELKEHVDTLLVISNDRLREMYGNLSLSNAFAEADNILTTAAKGIAEIITLPGYINVDFEDVKTVMTDGGVAIMGSSATEGQNRARRAAEGALNSPLLNDSFISGARYILLNITSGNQEVLLEELTEITDYIQEQSGSMADMIWGHCYDESLGDAISVTIIATGFKTRSQKEMERKPGEYDKKEPKKMSLIAEEDAAAMLAPATGKGSAEPAESEPRLKTGDAFGMENPNTAGPASTPLMDNSFKIGEPYLKGAPESSLQPFRKTESPRQGSIFDDATWEKKEEEVTVSNDVTVTIEPVQAKAPDMEPEANAGEGDIEEQLQRSRERVMRLKDLSLKLRSSNGLSELENEPAYKRRNMNLNKVPHSSETQLSRFTVSDDDGEIRPNNSFLHDNVD
- the ftsA gene encoding cell division protein FtsA → MEKPEIVVGLDIGTTKICAIIGCRTETGKLEILGMGKAESAGVMRGVVTNIDKTVNGILEAAQVAGDKANVDIRVVNVGIAGQHIRSLQHRGILTRNNTNTEISKADIDRLIQDMQRLMMPPGEEIIHVLPQEFTVDNEPGITDPIGMAGVRLEANFHIISGQVNAISNIYKCVTKAGLKTQDLILEPLASSEAVLSAEEKEAGVVLVDIGGGTTDIAIFHNNIIRHTAVIPLGGNIVTEDIREGCMVMKNQAELLKLKFGSALADENKDSEIISIPGLRGREPKEISVRNLAYIIQARMEEIIEHVYYEIKSSGYEKKLIAGIVLTGGGAQLKHLTQLVEYVTGMDARIGYPNEHIARSTVEEIKSPMYATGIGLVIKALHAMNKERQPQQADARPQQKQQRTQGLFDKILQKGRNWLENDIEDSDYLR
- a CDS encoding cell division protein FtsQ/DivIB; this translates as MKGRTLLKVFGAILLAAGLAVLMGFVHKKQAKVMCKSMEIVIPGEKFLVTREEIKALVNQADSSILWYPINYARLRSLEKAIRESPYVEDASVYADVDGVLKIEVVQREPLVRIINEHNDHFYVDAKGNKMPLSANYTPRVLVASGNIPESSGSGGDTLETGLAEDILTLARFISKDEFWKAQIGQVYVNQESEIELIPRVGNHRILLGNADNLEAKLEKLLIFYRKAMPRVGWDTYEVINLKYENQIVATRPEADSQGPQ
- the murC gene encoding UDP-N-acetylmuramate--L-alanine ligase — encoded protein: MNAVLSHINNVYLVGIGGIGMSGLARYFKRKGCEVAGYDKTPGPLTRELEAEGISIIYDDDSTLIVPPFDGENAREDTLIIYTPAVPAESEIIRFFREAGYQLHKRSGVLGLLSKDMHTIAVAGTHGKTSTSAMIAHILKHSGHDCSAFIGGIMTNYKSNVLFGRQNTLVAEADEFDRSFLALHPDIAVITSMDADHLDIYGDKSRLEESFSLFAGQLHRSGVLIRKSGLPLSQPALIYALHPGKGIDAAAGNIRIENGDYVFDYDGNVLIENIRMIFPGSHNVENAVAAITAALQLDIAPGRIKLALEAFRGIKRRFEYVIREPELVFIDDYAHHPRELDACINSVRQLYPGRKLTMIFQPHLFSRTRDFADEFAASLGKVDELILLDIYPAREKPIEGVNSSMLLDKIPLKNKRLSSREEIFSHVNRMETDVLVTAGAGDIDRLVTPLKKHLLL
- the murG gene encoding undecaprenyldiphospho-muramoylpentapeptide beta-N-acetylglucosaminyltransferase gives rise to the protein MFPALAIADALKELEPSLELLFVGARGRIEMDRVPKAGYRIIGLDIQGLQRRLTWSNLLFPVKLIKSILKSNKIIKEFRPGIAVGVGGYASGPLLLAASRKGIPTVVQEQNSYPGITNKNLAKKAQRVFVAYEGMERFFGAGKVRLTGNPVREGLLETGRKKAEGLQHFELEEGKKTIFLTGGSLGAGTLNRSVKAHLDLLRANQVQVIWQTGKFYYHDIKKEFSEKEYPGIRIMEFISRVDLAYAAADLIIARAGAGTISELCVVGKPAILVPSPNVAEDHQTKNALALAKQEAALLVRDETATKELIPAALQLLGNTEKQDMLARNIRRLAKPEAAREIAAEIIKIAQAS
- the murD gene encoding UDP-N-acetylmuramoyl-L-alanine--D-glutamate ligase; amino-acid sequence: MADGKKIAILGAGESGTGSALLAQKMGYEVFVSDAGKIPEKYREELQEQGIVFEEGGHSLDRLTGAAEVIKSPGIPPTAPVVQRLKEAGLPLIAEIEFAGRYTDARMIGITGSNGKTTTTLLTHHLLERAGLKVGLGGNVGKSFARQVAAGDHDYYVLELSSFQLDDMYRFRTHIAILTNITPDHLDRYEHRFENYIDSKFRILQNQQESDSFIYCLDDEGTRRGLASHRPVAKQYPFSINEKVDQGAFLDNNELTVKTAHNTFNMTIAELALQGKHNLYNSMAAAIAAKVLDLRNEVVRESLGDFKNVEHRLEQVGKIQGIEFINDSKATNVNATWYALESMTSPVIWIAGGVDKGNDYSMLKPVVREKVKAIVCLGKDNGKIHEAFEEDAEIIVNTLSAREAVGVAYHLAAKGDTVLLSPACASFDLFKNYEDRGNQFKEAVKQL
- the mraY gene encoding phospho-N-acetylmuramoyl-pentapeptide-transferase; the protein is MLYYLFTYLDNQFDFPGAGLFGYISFRAGAAFILSLLITTVFGKNLIAYLRRKQVGETIRDLGLEGQMKKQGTPTMGGLIILLGVLLTTILFAKIDNIYIILMLVATVWMGIIGFIDDYIKVFKKDKEGLQGKFKVMAQIGLGLFIGLTMYYHQDIVVREVPAGLSMPERDYATYDASLENNPLHYGVDVKSTKTNVPFIKDNEFDYGSIVAFLGEGSSGLLIPIVFVLAVIIIITAVSNGANITDGIDGLATGSSAIIGGALGLLAYVSGNLVFADYLSIMYIPNSGELMVFMGAFIGSCIGFLWYNAFPAQVFMGDTGSLAIGGIIAAFAILIRKELLIPVLCGIFLIENLSVIMQVSWFKYTRKKYGEGRRIFKMSPLHHHYQMLGYHESKIVTRFWIVGIILAVVTIVTLKIR